A stretch of Triticum aestivum cultivar Chinese Spring chromosome 1D, IWGSC CS RefSeq v2.1, whole genome shotgun sequence DNA encodes these proteins:
- the LOC123178447 gene encoding AAA-ATPase At3g50940-like — protein MSSGEYERYVAMAATAAGAAMVINGLMNELLPYELRDALTLSTADVVRRLRARLSPTHTVVIDEAEGLAPNQLFDAARAYLASLTGTASAARRLRASRVNEAQGILVTMDHGEETVDVHDGVTYTWRLVSRNVAGNSGSFPSHGSGAGHNGRRGPHGGCHRSFELSFHKKHKEQALASYLPFVVDAAKAIRDRHRDLKMHMIEYDAWTPVDLRHPSTFDTIAMDGDLKRSVMDDLERFVRRKDYYRRTGRAWKRGYLLYGPPGTGKSSLVAAMANYLKFDIYDLELTEVKSNSDLRRLLVGMSNRSILVVEDIDCSIDLPQRGDQGGERRGRHSFTGGEDNEDKVTLSGLLNFVDGLWSTSGEERIIVFTTNYKERLDPALLRPGRMDMHVHMGYCTSESFRILARNYHFVEDDHTMYLEIEKLMEEVPITPAEVAEVLMRNDGADAALSDLVGFLEAKRGEVGANKGVKHHGNNKVDKYEQTMVLYCTPEYFRGVSRDYQSLKDRAMIPEVEQLLSEVPTTIEEVTDVVGRNNGGADAAIRDLIGFLKAKRGDAGENNGANQDGNHNGDNK, from the exons ATGTCGTCCGGCGAGTATGAGCGCTACGTGGCCATGGctgcgacggcggcgggggcggcgatggTGATCAACGGCCTGATGAACGAGCTGCTGCCCTACGAGCTCCGCGACGCGCTCACCCTCTCCACCGCGGACGTGGTGCGCCGCCTCCGCGCCCGCCTCTCCCCCACCCACACCGTCGTCATCGACGAGGCCGAGGGCCTCGCGCCCAACCAGCTCTTCGACGCCGCCCGCGCCTACCTCGCCTCGCTCACCggcaccgcctccgccgcccgccgcctccgcgcctcccGCGTTAACGAGGCCCAGGGCATCCTCGTCACCATGGACCACGGCGAGGAAACCGTCGACGTCCACGACGGCGTCACCTACACCTGGCGCCTCGTCTCCCGCAACGTCGCCGGTAACAGCGGCTCCTTCCCAAGCCACGGCTCCGGCGCCGGACACAACGGCCGCCGCGGCCCCCACGGCGGCTGCCACAGGTCCTTCGAGCTCAGCTTCCACAAGAAGCACAAGGAGCAGGCGCTCGCCTCGTACCTGCCGTTCGTCGTGGACGCCGCCAAGGCCATCCGGGACCGGCACCGGGACCTCAAGATGCACATGATCGAGTACGACGCGTGGACCCCCGTCGACCTCCGCCACCCCTCCACCTTCGACACGATCGCCATGGACGGCGACCTCAAGCGATCCGTCATGGACGACCTCGAGCGGTTCGTCAGGAGGAAGGACTACTACCGCAGGACCGGCAGGGCGTGGAAGCGCGGGTACCTGCTCTACGGCCCGCCGGGCACCGGCAAGTCCAGCCTCGTAGCCGCCATGGCCAACTACCTCAAGTTCGACATCTACGACCTCGAGCTGACCGAGGTCAAGTCCAACTCGGACCTCCGCAGGCTGCTCGTCGGCATGAGCAACCGCTCCATCCTCGTCGTTGAGGACATCGACTGTAGCATCGACCTGCCGCAGCGTGGCGATCAAGGCGGCGAGAGGCGTGGGAGGCACAGCTTCACCGGAGGAGAAGACAACGAGGACAAG GTGACGTTATCCGGGCTGCTCAACTTCGTTGACGGCCTGTGGTCGACGAGCGGGGAGGAGAGGATCATCGTCTTCACCACAAACTACAAGGAGCGGCTCGACCCGGCACTGCTGCGGCCCGGCAGGATGGACATGCACGTCCACATGGGATATTGCACCTCGGAGTCCTTCAGGATCCTGGCCAGGAACTACCACTTCGTCGAAGATGACCACACCATGTATCTGGAGATCGAGAAGCTGATGGAGGAGGTGCCGATCACACCGGCAGAGGTTGCCGAGGTTCTGATGAGGAACGACGGAGCCGACGCTGCACTTAGTGATCTCGTCGGGTTCCTCGAGGCAAAGAGGGGAGAAGTCGGTGCCAACAAGGGCGTAAAACATCATGGAAACAACAAGGTGGATAAATATGAGCAGACAATGGTGTTGTACTGCACTCCGGAGTACTTTAGGGGCGTGTCCCGTGACTACCAATCACTTAAAGACCGTGCCATGATTCCCGAGGTCGAGCAGTTGTTGAGTGAGGTGCCGACCACGATCGAAGAGGTCACCGATGTTGTAGGGAGGAATAACGGCGGGGCGGACGCCGCAATCCGAGATCTCATCGGGTTCCTCAAGGCAAAGAGGGGTGACGCCGGTGAGAACAATGGTGCGAACCAAGATGGAAACCACAATGGTGataataaatag
- the LOC123178434 gene encoding paired amphipathic helix protein Sin3-like 5, with amino-acid sequence MASSDEAGDDNYGYKTGKKEYMMETVQCLLFARDNLPSDVYREFVKAMTEVWKNCADPDGEIRNICPENCIETALKLFQGWATVKQSFLNFTEGRSPVEGNGIVDADVEAVVVNPLLQKPIDFLSGLKACPNMSDDHYAAFLKIMQDYFRDRTMTPRKVYKKVRRCMRDCPELLEEFVDNFLPADLKAFVKVKANDNRRSDGIHMKEGYGELPHAEEDEEDKVKPLPDWNSSKAQELPPEVDPKKLERACTPSYYLLPDNLTLHSSYWTNLGRSILNDTFVCSVSGMESSKHKTINGYETNIFYCEEDMFESDMLLHRFRATADLIANLQTRAGSRLKISEHLTPLHRRCIEKLYDDDPELDDLLESPNTSSVLAVLLSRLKQKVEDLSEARSYLHKAHSQVIAKNYYRSLDHRGLSFKQLDAKRMSQKALLAEANEINKKNSKAGDKNADTGMLNAGDKYADTAMSNAGDKYADTDTSNAGDKYADTDMHKDISSILSAACASEEKQVMNWAKIVHPFLSAHCLWPSSKETVAPAKACEHCRTSKDFLSRIPDALPATKLSSSSKRGEFLKKKSNDLSSSHDGFGQDIDQEGDFMPEPEIIELDVMLGARKEPVSCDVGTSGIDGLSSRCRIIDTSEPSTRDHGNKHEKQHESSQHSKTSAKLRGVKGGTCCFLIVLRRLYQILYDRLQTARGLCADDLLYAEFKDKIIKLHAHCIDNSSFEDFCLQFLGPKSVELFTLDIVINRVIKQLCIIYSRDQDNSLFQFLENFGRPVLPKPVFSHQNYDQEEQEKALADTEKLPRHFERRKKRKLENSATISSAWSSSQLGAVTETHG; translated from the exons ATGGCGTCTTCTGATGAAGCCGGCGACGACAATTACGGATACAAAACGGGGAAAAAAGAATACATGATGGAGACTGTGCAATGCTTGCTATTTGCTAGAGACAACCTCCCCAGCGACGTGTACCGCGAGTTCGTCAAGGCCATGACCGAGGTTTGGAAAAACTG TGCTGACCCGGATGGTGAAATAAGGAACATCTGCCCTGAAAACTGCATAGAGACGGCGTTGAAGCTATTTCAGGGTTGGGCTACAGTTAAACAGAGCTTCCTTAACTTCACTGAAGGCCGTAGCCCCGTCGAAGGCAATGGCATTGTCGATGCTGATGTCGAAGCCGTTGTTGTCAACCCCTTGCTACAGAAACCAATAGATTTTCTTTCCGGACTGAAG GCATGCCCTAACATGAGCGACGATCATTATGCCGCTTTTTTGAAAATCATGCAAGATTATTTCAGGGACAGGACCATGACCCCTCGAAAAGTTTACAAGAAG GTGAGGAGATGCATGCGTGACTGTCCTGAGTTGTTGGAAGAGTTTGTGGATAATTTTCTCCCTGCAGACCTAAAG GCCTTTGTAAAGGTTAAAGCAAATGATAACCGCCGCTCGGATGGTATCCATATGAAAGAAG GTTACGGAGAATTGCCTCACGccgaagaggatgaggaagacAAGGTTAAACCCTTGCCAGACTGGAATTCCTCAAAAGCTCAGGAATTGCCCCCAGAAGTTGATCCCAAGAAGCTCGAACGAGCTTGCACTCCTAGCTATTACCTGCTGCCAGATAAT TTAACTCTTCATTCAAGTTATTGGACCAATCTGGGGAGGTCTATTCTCAACGATACTTTTGTCTGTTCTGTATCTGGGATGGAAAGCTCTAAGCACAAAACTATAAATGGTTATGAGACAAACATTTTCTACTGTGAAGAAGACAT GTTTGAGAGTGACATGCTATTACACCGGTTTCGTGCGACTGCTGACCTTATTGCCAATCTCCAAACTCGTGCTGGCAGCCGTTTGAAGATAAGCGAGCATTTAACTC CTCTACACCGGAGGTGCATTGAAAAACTATATGATGATGATCCTGAGCTTGATGATCTGTTGGAGAGTCCGAATACTAGTTCTGTTCTTGCTGTTCTACTTTCTCGTTTAAAGCAGAAGGTAGAAGATTTATCGGAGGCGCGCTCATATTTGCATAAGGCGCACTCACAAGTTATTGCCAAAAATTACTACAGATCGCTTGATCATCGTGGCCTCTCTTTCAAACAATTGGATGCAAAGAGGATGAGCCAAAAAG CATTGCTGGCGGAAGCAAATGAGATCAATAAAAAGAATTCGAAAGCTGGAGATAAAAATGCTGATACAGGCATGTTGAATGCTGGAGATAAATATGCTGATACAGCCATGTCGAATGCTGGAGATAAATATGCTGATACAGACACGTCGAATGCTGGAGATAAATACGCTGATACAGACATGCACAAGGACATAAGCAGTATACTATCCGCTGCATGTGCCTCCGAAGAGAAGCAGGTGATGAATTGGGCGAAAATAGTACATCCATTTCTTTCTGCTCATTGTCTATGGCCTTCATCTAAGGAAACTGTAGCTCCCGCAAAAGCTTGTGAACATTGCCGCACCAGCAAAGATTTTCTCAGTAGAATACCTGATGCTTTGCCTGCTACTaagctttcttcatcttccaaG AGAGGGGAATTCCTAAAGAAAAAATCTAATGACTTGAGCTCTTCACATGATGGTTTTGGCCAAGACATTGATCAGGAGGGTGATTTCATGCCCGAACCAGAAATCATTGAGTTGGATGTCATGCTTGGTGCCAGAAAAGAACCAGTAAGTTGTGATGTTGGCACTTCCGGTATAGATGGGTTGAGCTCTCGTTGTCGTATAATCGATACTTCTGAACCTAGTACTCGTGACCATGGAAACAAACATGAGAAGCAGCATGAATCAAGTCAACACTCCAAAACATCAGCTAAACTGCGTGGTGTGAaaggaggcacttgttgttttctCATTGTGCTTCGCAGGCTTTACCAG ATTTTATATGACAGACTACAAACTGCGAGAGGTTTATGCGCCGATGATCTATTATATGCAGA GTTTAAGGATAAAATCATCAAGCTACATGCCCATTGTATTGATAATTCCAGTTTTGAAGACTTCTGCCTGCAATTTCTTGGGCCAAAGTCCGTTGAACTTTTTACTCTGGATATAGTGATAAACCGAGTTATCAAGCAG TTGTGCATAATTTATTCAAGAGATCAAGACAACTCGCTCTTCCAATTCCTTGAGAACTTTGGAAGACCAGTTCTACCCAAACCTGTGTTCAGCCATCAAAAC TATGATCAAGAGGAGCAAGAGAAAGCTCTTGCCGATACCGAAAAACTTCCGCGCCATTTTGAGAGAAG gAAAAAACGCAAGTTGGAGAACAGTGCAACGATTTCCTCAGCTTGGAGTTCCTCTCAGCTCGGAGCAGTGACGGAAACTCATGGTTGA